The following are encoded together in the Serratia odorifera genome:
- a CDS encoding Mov34/MPN/PAD-1 family protein, with product MSAQKLEGVLIGERRGPHIVITHISEPGPGDIRTRNRFERKGDHHQLKVDELFEQSNGFLVYLGEWHTHPEDFPQPSYTDMKSWMTGLNAAETMLLIIVGRKSEWVGIKNGNDIKSIREK from the coding sequence ATGTCAGCACAGAAGCTGGAGGGGGTTCTGATAGGAGAACGCCGGGGACCTCACATCGTTATAACTCACATTTCGGAACCAGGGCCGGGTGACATCAGGACACGTAATCGGTTTGAAAGAAAAGGTGACCATCATCAGCTGAAAGTAGATGAACTGTTTGAACAGTCAAATGGCTTTCTTGTTTATTTAGGCGAATGGCATACACATCCCGAAGATTTTCCTCAACCGTCTTATACAGACATGAAATCTTGGATGACTGGACTGAACGCAGCAGAGACAATGCTCCTGATTATTGTAGGCAGAAAATCTGAGTGGGTAGGAATAAAAAACGGAAATGATATAAAAAGTATAAGAGAGAAGTAA
- a CDS encoding mCpol domain-containing protein translates to MYIAIDGDDVGRKITSSYLSNSEERLKYISNKLNDTTIRISKMLLSNGFEIIFQAADGVTAKTDNEVNLNFVFDKIKSYSFDEITFSAGVGANLREAYVALLNSKSNGKNMISIYKDIL, encoded by the coding sequence ATGTACATAGCGATAGATGGTGATGATGTGGGGAGAAAAATAACCTCATCATACTTATCCAACTCAGAAGAGAGGTTGAAATACATAAGCAACAAATTAAATGATACCACAATAAGAATATCTAAAATGCTCTTATCCAATGGATTTGAGATAATTTTCCAAGCCGCAGATGGTGTTACAGCGAAAACAGACAACGAGGTCAATCTTAACTTTGTTTTTGATAAGATAAAATCCTATTCCTTTGACGAAATTACATTTTCAGCTGGTGTGGGAGCGAATCTAAGAGAAGCCTATGTTGCACTGTTAAATTCTAAAAGCAACGGTAAGAATATGATTTCTATTTACAAAGACATATTATAA